A single region of the Rhizobium sp. NLR16a genome encodes:
- a CDS encoding terminase, giving the protein MAGRADFQAAVDQFSDWRWRLNNLYWITDKAGRRVRFEMNMMQTSLFEEMHYLNVLLKARQLGLTTFIQIFMLDACVFNRDIRAGTIAHTLGDVQTIFRDKIKYPYDNLPEGIRNAVPVVRTNQSELLLSNNSSIRVGTSLRSGTLQYLHISEYGKLCAKYPDKAREVRTGALNTVQAGQMVFVESTAEGQEGHFYSLCEDAQVKQRQALELTELDFKFHFFPWWKEPQYSIAPEGVIISDVFVKYFRQLAEQGITLTAGQKAWYVKKAEIQLGDMKREYPSTPDEAFEASVEGAYYADQMAIADAEERIGVFPHVEGYPVHTISDIGMDDTNSVWLFQVLPGRVRMIGYFEHTGTGMDGMLDELERRAAEQDYVYGVHNMPHDIKVREWTRGGMTRIEIMLKEVRARGLGTVRKVERAYVHDRINGTRRILAKVEFDQAGCAQGIKCLRNYRKDWDEDLGVFRDVPLHNWASHGADAFGGLAIIFTGLAPEPLKPERKPLPTFQTMTFNEFADSTPGQSERV; this is encoded by the coding sequence ATGGCAGGACGCGCGGACTTCCAGGCGGCGGTTGACCAGTTTTCCGACTGGCGCTGGCGGCTGAACAATCTCTACTGGATCACCGACAAGGCGGGCCGCCGCGTCAGGTTCGAAATGAACATGATGCAGACGAGCCTTTTCGAGGAGATGCATTATCTCAACGTGCTCCTGAAGGCCCGCCAGCTGGGGCTGACCACCTTCATCCAGATCTTCATGCTCGACGCCTGCGTCTTCAACCGGGATATCAGGGCCGGCACCATCGCCCATACGCTCGGCGACGTGCAGACGATCTTTCGGGACAAGATCAAATATCCCTATGACAATCTGCCCGAAGGCATCCGCAACGCCGTACCTGTCGTCAGGACCAACCAGAGCGAACTGCTGCTCTCCAATAATTCGAGCATCCGCGTCGGCACGTCGCTGCGCTCGGGCACGCTGCAATATCTGCATATTTCCGAATATGGAAAGCTCTGCGCCAAATATCCCGACAAGGCGCGGGAAGTCAGGACCGGCGCCCTGAACACGGTGCAGGCCGGCCAGATGGTCTTCGTCGAAAGCACGGCGGAAGGTCAGGAGGGGCATTTCTATTCACTCTGCGAGGATGCCCAGGTCAAGCAGCGCCAGGCGCTTGAGCTGACCGAGCTCGACTTCAAGTTCCACTTCTTTCCATGGTGGAAGGAACCGCAATATTCGATCGCCCCTGAGGGTGTCATCATCAGCGACGTTTTCGTCAAATATTTTCGTCAGCTTGCCGAGCAGGGGATCACGCTGACGGCGGGGCAGAAGGCCTGGTACGTCAAGAAGGCCGAGATCCAGCTCGGCGATATGAAGCGCGAATATCCCTCGACGCCTGATGAAGCTTTCGAGGCGAGCGTCGAAGGCGCCTATTATGCCGACCAGATGGCGATCGCCGACGCCGAGGAGCGTATCGGTGTCTTCCCGCATGTGGAAGGTTATCCCGTCCACACCATCTCCGACATCGGCATGGACGACACCAACAGCGTTTGGCTGTTCCAGGTACTGCCCGGCCGCGTCAGGATGATCGGCTATTTCGAGCATACCGGCACCGGCATGGACGGCATGCTCGACGAGCTGGAGCGGCGCGCCGCCGAACAGGACTATGTTTACGGCGTCCACAACATGCCGCATGACATCAAGGTCAGGGAATGGACGCGCGGCGGCATGACCCGCATCGAGATCATGCTGAAAGAGGTCAGGGCGCGCGGCCTCGGCACGGTGCGCAAGGTCGAGCGCGCCTATGTCCACGACCGCATCAACGGCACCCGGCGCATCCTGGCAAAAGTCGAATTCGACCAGGCCGGCTGCGCCCAAGGCATCAAATGCCTGCGCAACTACCGCAAGGACTGGGACGAAGATCTCGGCGTCTTCCGCGACGTGCCACTGCACAACTGGGCTTCGCACGGCGCCGACGCTTTCGGCGGCCTGGCGATCATCTTCACTGGCCTGGCGCCCGAACCGCTGAAGCCCGAGCGTAAGCCGCTGCCGACATTCCAGACCATGACATTCAACGAATTTGCCGATTCCACTCCGGGACAGAGCGAGCGTGTTTGA
- a CDS encoding terminase small subunit protein has protein sequence MGRPSKFSQALAEKICARIADRESLRSICRDEDMPAKSTVLSWLADEDKAAFRARYALAREIMADSFVDEMVEIADNSSDDWIEKKNAAGEITGWQENGEAIRRSQLRIATRQWVAEKLRPKKYGAKMEPEQGATSEVSQLLEAVNGRTRGLPGGG, from the coding sequence ATGGGCAGACCGAGCAAGTTCAGCCAGGCGCTGGCGGAGAAAATCTGCGCGCGCATCGCCGACCGGGAAAGCCTGCGCTCCATCTGCCGGGACGAGGACATGCCGGCGAAATCGACGGTGCTCTCCTGGCTGGCGGACGAGGACAAGGCGGCGTTCCGGGCGCGCTATGCGCTGGCCCGCGAGATCATGGCCGACAGCTTTGTCGACGAGATGGTCGAAATCGCCGACAACAGCAGCGACGACTGGATCGAAAAGAAGAATGCGGCCGGCGAGATCACCGGCTGGCAGGAGAACGGCGAGGCGATCCGGCGTTCGCAGCTGCGCATCGCCACCCGTCAGTGGGTGGCCGAGAAGCTCAGACCGAAGAAATACGGCGCCAAGATGGAGCCTGAACAGGGCGCAACGAGCGAGGTCTCGCAATTGCTGGAGGCGGTCAATGGCAGGACGCGCGGACTTCCAGGCGGCGGTTGA
- a CDS encoding dienelactone hydrolase family protein — translation MEASVKTAGLLLCLVTFLGVPFCAAPADAEEVVWFESAPVKLSPFRIRKALEQGEILSQSPGTPLLGYLSRPDGDGPFPAVVLLHGCDHLRLSVKELWPKRLVKWGYVVLVVDSFTTRKLDDDCRIALPEQVFDAYGALDFLSKSSSVDISRVALMGFSTGATATLDATKTEGNEQLMEHKFKTAVAYYPACDANRGAPSAPTLILIGERDNWSRADRCQKSLARLGDDGPSVELNVYKGAYHDFDAPEFTMGKRVLGHIEKYDPDAAAKSMRSVYAFLRKYLSE, via the coding sequence ATGGAGGCGTCGGTGAAAACTGCAGGACTTCTTCTTTGCCTCGTCACTTTTCTCGGCGTTCCCTTCTGTGCGGCCCCGGCCGATGCCGAGGAAGTGGTGTGGTTCGAAAGCGCGCCGGTGAAGCTCAGCCCGTTTCGCATCCGCAAGGCCCTCGAACAGGGAGAAATTCTCTCCCAATCGCCGGGCACGCCGCTGCTCGGCTATTTGTCCCGCCCTGACGGCGACGGCCCCTTCCCGGCGGTGGTCCTTCTGCATGGTTGCGATCACCTGCGTTTGAGCGTCAAGGAGCTTTGGCCGAAACGGCTGGTCAAATGGGGCTATGTCGTGCTTGTCGTCGACAGCTTCACCACCCGCAAGCTCGACGATGACTGTCGAATCGCTCTTCCCGAGCAGGTCTTCGATGCCTATGGCGCTCTGGATTTCTTGTCGAAATCGAGCTCCGTCGATATCAGCCGCGTCGCCTTGATGGGCTTTTCGACGGGCGCCACCGCGACGCTCGACGCAACAAAAACCGAGGGAAACGAGCAGCTTATGGAGCACAAGTTCAAGACGGCAGTCGCCTATTATCCCGCCTGCGACGCAAATCGGGGCGCTCCGTCAGCACCGACCTTGATCCTGATTGGCGAACGGGACAATTGGAGCCGGGCCGACCGATGCCAGAAGAGCCTTGCCCGCCTTGGCGACGATGGCCCATCCGTTGAGCTCAACGTCTACAAAGGCGCTTATCACGATTTCGACGCCCCGGAGTTCACAATGGGCAAGAGGGTGCTGGGTCATATCGAAAAATACGACCCCGACGCCGCGGCGAAGTCCATGCGCAGCGTCTACGCCTTTCTTCGCAAGTACCTCTCCGAGTAG
- a CDS encoding YidB family protein, which yields MMSGQMKALLAVLAVAGYQNRDKIRELLRGFQNPQQAGAGGQPSGGLGGILGGLAGSAGLGGLLGGLTSGSIVSGGLGDLLKTFQQNGQGDKMESWVRRGQNADINDGELATALGPDVLDEIARNTGLSHQEILGRLSRDLPKAVDDLTPEGKVPSAEEAFMSSASQATSGRPSDI from the coding sequence ATGATGAGCGGTCAAATGAAGGCGCTTCTCGCCGTTCTTGCCGTTGCCGGTTACCAGAACAGGGACAAGATCCGGGAGCTCCTGCGGGGCTTCCAGAACCCGCAGCAGGCCGGCGCCGGAGGCCAGCCATCAGGCGGCCTCGGCGGCATCCTCGGCGGACTGGCCGGCTCCGCGGGTCTCGGTGGTCTTCTCGGCGGCTTGACCTCCGGCAGCATCGTCAGCGGCGGCCTCGGCGACCTCCTGAAAACCTTTCAGCAGAACGGCCAGGGCGACAAGATGGAATCCTGGGTGCGCCGCGGGCAGAATGCCGACATCAATGACGGCGAACTTGCCACAGCCCTCGGCCCGGATGTCCTGGACGAGATCGCCAGGAATACCGGCCTCTCGCATCAGGAGATCCTCGGCCGGTTGAGCCGCGATCTTCCCAAGGCCGTCGACGATCTGACGCCGGAGGGGAAAGTGCCGAGCGCCGAGGAGGCGTTCATGTCCTCGGCGAGCCAGGCGACGTCAGGGCGGCCGAGCGACATTTAG
- the aac(3) gene encoding aminoglycoside 3-N-acetyltransferase has translation MTAPHFHTRLSLSQDLEKLGLHAGDMVMVHAAMSRLGRLLNGTDMFIDALSDVVGPSGTIAAYTDWNGAYDELLDENGRVPFEWRDHIAPFDPTTSRAIRDNGIFPEFLRTTPGARRSGNPGASVAAIGARADWLTADHPLDYGYGEGSPLAKLVAAGGKVLMAGAPLDTMTLLHHAEHLAEIPNKRLRRYEVPFATPAGVVWRMLEEFDTGDPVVAGFESDYFAGIVSAFLAGGQGAQGLVGDAPSVLVDAASICSFAVAWLEHQA, from the coding sequence ATGACCGCTCCGCACTTTCACACCCGTCTCTCGCTCAGCCAGGATCTGGAGAAGCTCGGACTTCACGCCGGCGACATGGTGATGGTTCATGCCGCCATGAGCAGGCTGGGGCGATTGCTGAACGGCACCGACATGTTCATCGATGCGCTGAGCGATGTCGTCGGCCCGTCGGGCACCATCGCCGCCTATACGGACTGGAACGGCGCCTATGACGAACTGCTCGACGAGAACGGCCGCGTTCCTTTCGAATGGCGCGACCATATCGCGCCTTTCGACCCCACGACCTCCCGGGCGATCCGCGATAACGGCATATTCCCGGAATTCCTTCGAACGACGCCAGGGGCGCGGCGCAGCGGCAATCCCGGCGCCTCGGTCGCGGCGATCGGCGCCAGGGCCGACTGGCTCACTGCCGATCATCCGCTCGATTACGGCTATGGCGAGGGCTCGCCGCTCGCCAAACTCGTGGCGGCCGGCGGCAAGGTCCTCATGGCCGGAGCCCCGCTCGACACGATGACACTTCTCCACCATGCCGAGCACCTGGCTGAGATCCCGAACAAGCGCCTGCGCCGCTATGAGGTGCCCTTTGCCACGCCGGCCGGCGTGGTGTGGCGCATGCTCGAGGAATTCGACACCGGCGATCCCGTCGTGGCCGGCTTCGAAAGCGATTACTTCGCCGGGATCGTCAGTGCCTTTCTTGCCGGCGGGCAGGGCGCGCAGGGCCTGGTTGGAGACGCGCCATCGGTGCTGGTCGATGCGGCTTCAATCTGCAGCTTCGCTGTCGCCTGGCTGGAGCATCAAGCCTGA
- a CDS encoding YtxH domain-containing protein gives MENSTEKSSAELQWEIDQDRRRIGDRIDAIQERMSPGQLIDEVIAYAKGSGGAEYVSNLGHALKANPLPVALMGVSLAWLMAKGSPSSGDTATWSKDPEYPLYPATGRVRRIGPPAMENGARYSHFADESGKRLKALTDETGGRAGHFMDEAGKTYRGFADASGKQINQITDETGAMLDAATGWAAEKWEQAKSAASDLSARASDAASSLSSRSSSAATSLQEQTSKLNEAILTHFRDQPLVGGALAFAVGAAIGAALPHTDTEDELVGEAADSTRDSLSHQAQDVVAQGKEVASEVYHKAVDVASDAHDAIKERVVDEAEAFIDRKDGLGGTDRR, from the coding sequence ATGGAAAATTCAACGGAAAAATCATCGGCCGAGCTTCAGTGGGAGATCGACCAAGACCGCCGCCGCATAGGAGATCGGATTGACGCGATTCAGGAACGGATGTCGCCGGGCCAGCTCATCGATGAGGTCATCGCATATGCCAAGGGAAGCGGCGGCGCAGAGTATGTCAGCAATCTTGGCCACGCCCTCAAGGCGAACCCTTTGCCGGTCGCGCTGATGGGCGTGAGCCTCGCCTGGCTCATGGCAAAAGGCAGTCCTTCATCAGGCGACACGGCGACCTGGAGCAAGGATCCTGAATACCCGCTTTACCCGGCGACTGGACGGGTTCGCCGGATTGGTCCGCCGGCAATGGAAAACGGAGCCCGTTACAGCCATTTTGCCGATGAATCCGGCAAGAGGTTGAAAGCGTTGACAGACGAAACAGGAGGTCGTGCCGGCCATTTCATGGACGAGGCGGGCAAGACCTATCGCGGCTTCGCCGACGCTAGCGGAAAACAGATCAATCAGATAACCGACGAGACTGGTGCAATGCTCGACGCGGCAACCGGCTGGGCGGCGGAGAAATGGGAGCAGGCGAAAAGCGCCGCGAGCGACCTCAGCGCCCGTGCGTCTGACGCGGCGAGCTCGCTGTCGAGCCGGTCCTCTTCGGCGGCGACCAGTCTTCAAGAGCAAACGAGCAAACTCAACGAGGCGATCCTCACCCATTTCCGCGACCAGCCGCTCGTCGGCGGTGCCCTGGCTTTCGCGGTCGGTGCAGCGATCGGCGCGGCGCTGCCCCATACCGATACCGAGGATGAGTTGGTCGGCGAAGCCGCAGATAGCACGAGAGATAGCCTCAGCCATCAGGCCCAGGACGTCGTCGCGCAAGGCAAAGAGGTAGCGTCGGAAGTCTATCACAAGGCCGTGGACGTTGCGTCCGATGCTCATGATGCCATCAAGGAACGCGTGGTGGATGAAGCCGAAGCTTTCATAGATCGCAAGGATGGCCTCGGCGGAACCGATCGGCGGTAG
- a CDS encoding phage holin family protein gives MAKSSENTPLSELVSGLVGDVTGLLRKEIDLAKTEASEKLSRALSGVEILLFGLVLAIGAVGVLLSALVGGLAAFLVTQGFTQTTAGALASLIVGIIIAGIAWGLVSRGLAALRANNMKLDRTATSLRRDVDVVKDKI, from the coding sequence ATGGCTAAATCTTCAGAGAACACACCCCTTTCCGAGCTCGTCAGTGGCCTCGTGGGTGATGTCACCGGCCTGCTCCGCAAGGAAATCGATCTTGCCAAGACGGAAGCTTCGGAAAAACTTTCGCGGGCGCTCAGCGGCGTGGAAATTCTCCTATTCGGATTGGTCCTGGCGATCGGGGCAGTCGGCGTCCTGCTGAGTGCGCTTGTCGGCGGTCTCGCGGCCTTCCTCGTGACACAGGGTTTTACCCAAACCACTGCAGGTGCGCTCGCCTCTCTAATCGTCGGCATCATCATTGCCGGGATCGCTTGGGGCTTGGTCTCCCGGGGCCTCGCCGCGCTTCGCGCCAACAACATGAAACTGGATCGTACTGCGACTTCGCTTCGCCGCGACGTTGATGTTGTGAAGGACAAAATCTGA
- a CDS encoding nutrient deprivation-induced protein codes for MQNDFTDPAGRSATAQTPSSSPAFGSSPGMRTSVSDLEAKVSEDISTAKEAIKEGADTAVEKAKDVISERTSFAARQVRGVATALEKAGAEMESSGQAEVGRYARQIGRSVQTVARRMEGKDIGEIATMTEDFGRKQPLAFLGIAALAGLAASRFLTASAKRQTVAAPREPSIGLRPGTATTGGGNNG; via the coding sequence ATGCAAAACGATTTCACAGATCCGGCAGGAAGAAGCGCAACGGCGCAGACACCGTCCTCATCCCCAGCTTTTGGTTCTTCGCCGGGAATGCGCACGTCCGTTTCCGATCTGGAAGCGAAGGTGAGCGAAGACATTTCCACCGCCAAGGAAGCGATCAAGGAAGGCGCCGACACGGCCGTCGAGAAAGCCAAGGACGTCATTTCCGAACGCACCAGCTTCGCTGCTCGCCAGGTCCGCGGCGTTGCAACGGCACTTGAGAAAGCCGGCGCCGAAATGGAAAGCTCCGGTCAGGCCGAGGTCGGGCGATACGCCAGGCAAATCGGGCGGAGCGTGCAGACTGTCGCTCGGCGGATGGAAGGCAAGGACATCGGCGAAATCGCCACCATGACCGAGGATTTCGGGCGCAAGCAACCGCTCGCCTTTCTCGGGATCGCCGCACTTGCAGGCCTGGCGGCAAGCCGCTTCCTGACAGCCTCCGCGAAAAGGCAAACAGTTGCCGCGCCGCGTGAGCCATCGATTGGCCTGCGCCCCGGCACCGCAACGACCGGAGGCGGGAACAATGGCTAA
- a CDS encoding sialidase family protein, with amino-acid sequence MDMQFRHIEIYRRQGEFAAWPANYGFWSWGEEIVVVFARGKLGAKGELHELDRDYPFVPWQARSLDGGLTWMDEPFCGRVPGGLSLSADEHLNADLKIRPHLSVGDDLGRLDEPIDFLDPETIVMCARTDVEGDAVSWFYVSRDRCLTWQGPYRFTGLHLPISARTDIVPLGREHALFMLSTSKEDGSEGRVFCARTADGGRSFVLQGFVGPEPEGYSIMPASAALSGGAILTLTRCMGRGGGKGWIEAFTSDDEGKTWTRKGCIVGDTGSNGNPPALGRIEGMLLLVYGYRDPPFGIRMRMSFDDGETWGAEKVIRSDGGTADLGYPRMVKRGEGSLLAVYYFNDGDREERYVAASIVTPAKDQEGAEDGAASLQSQI; translated from the coding sequence ATGGACATGCAATTCCGCCATATTGAAATCTACAGGAGACAGGGCGAGTTCGCAGCCTGGCCGGCAAATTATGGTTTCTGGTCCTGGGGTGAGGAAATCGTTGTCGTCTTCGCGCGCGGCAAACTCGGAGCGAAGGGGGAATTGCACGAACTGGACCGTGATTATCCATTCGTCCCCTGGCAGGCACGCAGCCTGGACGGCGGACTGACATGGATGGACGAGCCGTTCTGCGGCCGGGTGCCCGGTGGGCTCTCGCTTTCGGCCGATGAGCACCTGAACGCCGATCTCAAGATCCGTCCGCATCTGTCGGTTGGTGATGACCTCGGCCGTCTGGATGAACCCATAGACTTTCTCGATCCCGAGACGATCGTCATGTGCGCCAGAACCGATGTAGAGGGCGACGCGGTCAGCTGGTTCTATGTCAGCCGGGATCGATGCCTGACATGGCAGGGTCCGTATCGTTTCACCGGTTTGCACCTTCCGATCTCGGCGCGCACCGATATCGTGCCTCTTGGCAGGGAACATGCGCTCTTCATGCTCAGCACCTCCAAAGAGGACGGTTCGGAAGGCAGGGTGTTCTGCGCGCGCACTGCGGACGGCGGGCGCAGCTTCGTCCTGCAAGGATTTGTCGGCCCGGAACCTGAGGGCTATTCGATCATGCCGGCATCCGCGGCACTTTCCGGTGGCGCCATACTGACCTTGACGCGCTGCATGGGGAGGGGCGGTGGCAAGGGTTGGATAGAAGCCTTCACCTCCGACGACGAAGGGAAGACCTGGACACGGAAAGGCTGCATTGTCGGCGACACCGGCAGCAATGGCAACCCGCCAGCGCTCGGACGCATCGAAGGCATGCTGCTGCTCGTCTACGGCTATCGTGATCCGCCATTTGGTATCCGGATGCGCATGAGTTTCGATGACGGCGAGACATGGGGCGCCGAGAAGGTCATCCGCAGCGACGGCGGCACGGCTGATCTCGGTTATCCCAGAATGGTAAAACGCGGGGAGGGATCCCTGCTCGCCGTCTACTACTTCAACGATGGCGACAGGGAGGAGCGTTACGTCGCAGCGTCCATTGTCACGCCTGCCAAAGATCAAGAAGGAGCCGAGGACGGCGCGGCTTCATTGCAGTCGCAGATCTGA
- a CDS encoding metalloregulator ArsR/SmtB family transcription factor: MIETTPITSVMRALADPTRRAVFEQIVLSKEITVVELTRASTVTQGAVSQHLKALKQAGLVAERPEGRNVYYRAEPEGLAPLVDWMSHYGTFWRERFADLRTLLKEIDP, from the coding sequence ATGATCGAGACCACCCCAATTACGAGCGTCATGCGCGCCCTTGCCGATCCCACTCGGCGGGCCGTGTTCGAGCAGATCGTCCTCTCCAAGGAGATCACCGTCGTCGAACTGACACGGGCGAGCACCGTCACTCAGGGCGCCGTCTCGCAGCACCTCAAGGCGCTGAAGCAGGCGGGCCTCGTCGCCGAGCGCCCCGAGGGCCGCAATGTCTATTACCGCGCCGAGCCCGAAGGCCTTGCGCCGCTTGTGGACTGGATGAGCCATTACGGCACCTTCTGGCGCGAGCGTTTTGCCGATCTCAGAACCTTGCTGAAGGAAATCGATCCATGA
- a CDS encoding SRPBCC domain-containing protein, with amino-acid sequence MTDTALKPDTQEIVVDEVFPHAPETIWKTLTSAELMGRWLMMPAGFEPVEGKRFTYQTTPAGAWDGTIHCEVLEVKPNERLSYAWKGGHAENAGYGSPLDTVVTFLLSRTENGTRLRLVHSGFLLPRNETAFQKMGEGWKKVVKNIGALAGSED; translated from the coding sequence ATGACCGACACCGCATTGAAGCCCGACACGCAGGAGATTGTCGTCGACGAAGTGTTCCCGCACGCGCCGGAAACAATCTGGAAAACGCTGACGTCAGCCGAGTTGATGGGCCGCTGGCTGATGATGCCGGCGGGCTTCGAGCCGGTCGAAGGCAAGCGCTTCACCTACCAGACGACGCCGGCCGGCGCCTGGGACGGCACCATTCACTGTGAGGTGCTGGAGGTGAAGCCGAATGAGCGTCTCTCCTATGCCTGGAAAGGCGGACATGCCGAGAATGCCGGCTACGGCTCGCCGCTCGATACCGTCGTCACCTTCCTTCTCTCCAGGACGGAAAACGGCACACGGCTGCGTCTCGTTCATTCCGGCTTCCTGCTTCCGAGGAATGAAACCGCCTTCCAGAAGATGGGCGAAGGCTGGAAGAAGGTCGTGAAGAATATCGGCGCCCTCGCCGGCAGCGAGGACTGA
- a CDS encoding GFA family protein → MSKPYTGGCACGAIHYEISAEPIAMNDCQCRDCQRTSGTGHGSYLTFPSRQAVKLEGEASHWQMVADNGNVKTRGFCPACGAPVYLTFSYMPDFFTIHAASLDEPERYQPQMATYTVRGLAWDRVDPDVAKFEKMPPM, encoded by the coding sequence ATGAGCAAGCCTTATACCGGCGGCTGCGCCTGCGGCGCCATCCATTACGAGATCTCGGCCGAGCCGATTGCGATGAACGACTGCCAGTGCCGCGACTGCCAGCGGACGAGCGGCACCGGCCACGGATCCTATCTGACCTTCCCAAGCCGGCAGGCTGTGAAGCTTGAAGGAGAGGCCAGCCACTGGCAGATGGTCGCCGACAACGGCAATGTCAAAACCCGCGGCTTCTGCCCGGCCTGCGGCGCGCCTGTTTATCTGACCTTCTCCTACATGCCCGATTTCTTCACCATCCACGCCGCCAGCCTCGACGAGCCGGAGCGATATCAGCCGCAAATGGCAACCTACACCGTGCGCGGCCTCGCCTGGGATCGGGTCGACCCTGATGTGGCGAAATTCGAAAAGATGCCGCCGATGTGA
- a CDS encoding metalloregulator ArsR/SmtB family transcription factor: protein MDDRLDAIFSALSDPTRRAILARLANGKATVAELADPFELSQPAISKHLKVLEQAGLIRSGREANSRPRILEPAALKTIADWIADYRRFWDESFDRLDDYLSKVQGNEK, encoded by the coding sequence ATGGACGACAGGCTTGATGCGATTTTTTCCGCCCTCTCCGACCCCACACGGAGAGCAATTCTGGCGCGGCTTGCCAACGGCAAGGCGACGGTGGCCGAGCTTGCCGATCCGTTCGAACTGTCTCAGCCCGCCATCTCGAAGCACCTCAAGGTCCTGGAACAGGCCGGGTTGATCCGCTCCGGCCGGGAAGCGAATTCGCGTCCCCGCATTCTCGAGCCGGCAGCCTTGAAGACAATTGCAGATTGGATCGCCGATTACAGGCGCTTCTGGGATGAAAGCTTTGATCGTCTCGATGACTATCTGTCCAAGGTACAAGGAAACGAAAAATGA
- a CDS encoding SRPBCC domain-containing protein: MTNPETATDNSHDLVLVRKFDAPCDLVFRAWTDPKALAQWCGPHGFKAVGDRLEAWPGGKHRACLIAPDGEEHWVGGKYLEVEPPHRLVFTHAWETGTGETSPETIVTITFRESDGGTEMTFRQSGFASASSLEGHESGWSQSFERLNSFLGTAEGQNHG; this comes from the coding sequence ATGACCAATCCAGAGACCGCAACAGACAACAGCCATGACCTGGTTCTCGTGCGAAAGTTCGATGCGCCCTGCGATCTCGTTTTCAGGGCATGGACCGACCCGAAAGCCTTGGCGCAATGGTGTGGGCCTCACGGTTTCAAGGCAGTGGGCGACAGGCTGGAAGCCTGGCCCGGCGGCAAACACCGCGCCTGTCTGATTGCCCCGGATGGAGAGGAGCATTGGGTCGGCGGAAAATATCTGGAGGTCGAGCCGCCGCACAGGCTTGTGTTCACACATGCCTGGGAGACCGGAACCGGCGAAACCAGCCCCGAAACCATCGTCACCATCACCTTCAGGGAAAGCGATGGAGGCACGGAAATGACTTTTCGGCAGAGCGGATTTGCAAGCGCATCCTCACTTGAGGGTCATGAATCCGGTTGGTCGCAAAGTTTCGAGCGATTGAACTCTTTTCTGGGAACCGCCGAAGGGCAAAATCATGGGTAA
- a CDS encoding glutathione S-transferase family protein, producing MGKATMKLYYCETLNPRKACAAARFLQADVEFVRVDLASGEQRTAEFLALNPNGKVPVLQDDAGTLWEANAIMCRLSDAVASDFWPHDHRQTDVLRWLSWDASHFTRHGATLWFESLIKPLFGGKPDLALIEDAKTNFRLHGRVLDDHLAANSVAVGKTLTVADFALAAALPYATAADIPLAEFRHMQKWYGRLEELDAWQNPFPA from the coding sequence ATGGGTAAGGCGACGATGAAGCTCTACTATTGCGAGACGCTCAATCCGCGGAAGGCCTGCGCCGCCGCGCGTTTTCTTCAAGCCGACGTCGAGTTCGTCAGGGTTGACCTGGCCAGCGGAGAGCAGCGCACCGCGGAATTCCTGGCGCTGAACCCGAACGGAAAGGTCCCGGTGCTGCAGGATGATGCCGGAACCTTATGGGAAGCGAACGCCATCATGTGCCGGTTGTCTGACGCAGTCGCGTCGGATTTCTGGCCGCATGACCATCGGCAGACCGACGTGCTGCGCTGGTTGAGCTGGGATGCCAGCCATTTCACCCGGCACGGGGCAACGCTGTGGTTTGAAAGCTTGATCAAGCCGTTGTTCGGCGGGAAGCCTGACCTCGCCCTGATCGAGGATGCGAAGACGAACTTTCGGCTCCATGGCCGGGTGCTCGACGATCATCTGGCCGCCAACAGCGTCGCCGTCGGGAAGACACTGACCGTGGCGGATTTCGCACTGGCAGCTGCACTTCCTTATGCAACCGCTGCCGACATCCCGCTCGCCGAATTCCGGCATATGCAAAAATGGTACGGACGGCTTGAAGAACTGGATGCGTGGCAAAACCCTTTTCCAGCCTGA